From the genome of Miscanthus floridulus cultivar M001 chromosome 10, ASM1932011v1, whole genome shotgun sequence, one region includes:
- the LOC136490067 gene encoding uncharacterized protein: protein MYDLYKPKHLRRRIIALRRIRISLKVRITLAARMQASLSLGFFCHLFQRATMPGTVPAPQPCGKRKADMLLGSQEELFNSTIKLFQHLDSLEKLTTTSLVMFWCNTYYALGQWDDTRLQDICPDRLADEPWLKVLLADLL from the exons aTGTACGAcctttacaaaccgaagcatctccgaagaagaatcatagcgttgagaaggattcg GATTTCGCTGAAAGTGAGAATAACCTTGGCAGCAAGGATGCAAGCTTCTTTATCACTGGGATTCTTTTGCCACCTGTTTCAAAG AGCTACCATGCCGGGTACTGTTCCTGCTCCCCAGCCCTGCGGGAAACGTAAGGCTGATATGTTGCTCGGCTCACAAGAAG AATTGTTTAATTCTACAATTAAATTGTTTCAACACTTGGACTCACTGGAAAAGCTGACTACCACAAGCTTGGTGATGTTTTGGTGCAACACTTACTATGCTTTGGGACAGTGGGATGATACAAGACTCCAAG ATATATGCCCTGATCGCTTGGCTGATgagccatggttgaaagtactgttggctgatttgttatga